A window from Pseudomonadota bacterium encodes these proteins:
- a CDS encoding GyrI-like domain-containing protein, with protein sequence MKKTMIDLPEAMFVGLTVRTNNANERDPSKAKIAATVQRYHQEDMPDQIEDRIRPGVTFCVYTDYESDFAGDYTFFIGEEVEDFEYIPEGFRTLMIPPQSYTRFTTKSGPMPDVVIGAWQNIWKMSPQELEGARSYIADFEVYNERAADPQNTVLDIYVGVEK encoded by the coding sequence ATGAAAAAAACAATGATTGATTTACCAGAAGCTATGTTCGTTGGTCTTACCGTAAGAACAAACAATGCCAATGAAAGGGACCCCTCAAAAGCCAAAATTGCTGCCACTGTTCAGCGCTACCATCAAGAAGATATGCCAGATCAAATAGAAGATCGCATAAGGCCGGGTGTGACTTTTTGCGTATATACAGATTATGAAAGCGATTTTGCAGGTGATTACACTTTTTTTATTGGGGAAGAGGTTGAAGATTTTGAATATATACCTGAAGGCTTTAGGACTTTGATGATTCCACCTCAAAGTTATACTAGATTTACAACCAAGTCTGGCCCTATGCCAGATGTTGTGATTGGGGCTTGGCAGAATATCTGGAAAATGTCTCCTCAAGAATTAGAGGGTGCAAGGTCTTATATTGCTGATTTTGAAGTTTACAATGAGCGAGCAGCTGACCCTCAAAACACAGTGCTTGATATATATGTAGGCGTTGAAAAGTAG